From the genome of Vicia villosa cultivar HV-30 ecotype Madison, WI linkage group LG2, Vvil1.0, whole genome shotgun sequence, one region includes:
- the LOC131646521 gene encoding chorismate mutase 3, chloroplastic-like has translation MESLLKLHHPHAHFGSKQSKPISHVVPKSTFLPRTHHTFVPPSPILTVSYRPLQVHASSSSAPSTFHFRHSGKIRVDESKSLTLPSIRHSLIRQEDSIIFGLLERAQYAYNGDTYDHDALVADGFRGSLVEYMVCETEKLHAQVGRYMSPDEHAFFPEYLPEPLLPPLKYPQVLHPYANSININKLIWDMYFKDLLPRLVEPGDDGNCGSAAVCDTLCLQALSKRIHYGKFVAEAKFLEYHELYEPAIKAKDGKRLMQLLTDESVEVLVHDRVEKKSRTFGQVVEINGNGEVVDPDYKIEPGLIGNLYVDWIMPLTKQVQVEYLLRRLD, from the exons atggaaTCACTATTGAAGTTGCATCATCCTCATGCACACTTTGGTTCAAAACAAAGCAAACCCATTTCGCATGTTGTTCCCAAGTCCACCTTTTTACCTCGTACACACCACACCTTTGTTCCACCATCACCCATTCTTACTGTTTCCTATCGCCCTCTTCAAGTTCATGCTAGCTCTTCTTCTGCTCCTTCTACCTTTCATTTCAG ACATTCAGGTAAAATAAGGGTTGATGAAAGCAAGAGCCTGACGTTACCGAGCATCAGACACTCTTTGATTAGGCAGGAGGATAGCATTATCTTCGGTCTTCTAGAGAGAGCTCAGTATGCATACAACGGAGACACGTATGACCATGATGCACTCGTTGCAGATGGTTTTCGTGGCTCTTTGGTTGAGTACATGGTTTGTGAAACGGAAAAGCTTCACGCTCAG GTGGGGAGATATATGAGCCCAGATGAGCATGCTTTCTTCCCAGAGTACTTACCTGAGCCACTGCTTCCACCATTGAAGTACCCTCAG GTTCTCCATCCCTATGCCAATTCAATCAATATAAACAAGTTGATTTGGGACATGTATTTTAAGGATCTCCTGCCAAGATTGGTAGAACCAGGAGATGATGGTAACTGTGGATCAGCTGCTGTCTGTGACACTCTTTGCTTGCAG GCTCTCTCAAAGAGAATCCACTATGGGAAATTTGTTGCTGAGGCAAAGTTTCTAGAATACCATGAATTATATGAGCCTGCCATTAAAGCCAAA GACGGGAAACGGCTGATGCAGTTGTTGACGGATGAATCAGTGGAGGTATTGGTGCATGACAGAGTAGAAAAGAAATCAAGAACATTCGGTCAAGTGGTAGAGATCAATGGAAACGGTGAAGTAGTTGATCCTGACTATAAAATCGAGCCAGGCTTGATTGGCAATCTTTATGTAGATTGGATAATGCCTCTCACAAAGCAAGTGCAGGTGGAATACTTGTTGAGAAGACTTGATTAG